TTGTCCGACGCGGATATCTGACGCGCTGGCAGGCGCCACTCGGCGTGGAATTCAGGGCGACGGCGACCACCCTTCACATGGAAGCAACGACGCGCCTCGTTCTCAGCGGCACGCATATCGGATACCTGCCGACCCATCATGCAAGCTTCTGGGTGAAGCGCGGCGAACTGAAGCCTATCCTGCCAGCACTGTTGTCCTACGATTCCCCGTTTCTGCTGGCGACGCGACGCTCTCCGGCCAGCAGCGCGTTGCGGCGCTTTCTGGGGGATTTCCGCAGCGTCCAGCGGCATCCGCCGCCGAGTTGATGCCTGACGCTGACCACAAGAGCTAGTCTGGACACTGCAAAAATCTGCGGAGAGAAGCGATGGGTGAAACGAAAGCGAAAAGACGGCGGGTGATCGTGCCGGGCGTCAATGAACCGGGCAGCGGATTGTCGTCAAATTGCTTCGTGGTCGGCGATCTCGTCATCATCACCGGGTTGACAGCGCGGACAGATGACGGACAACCGGCAGCTTTGGGGGATGCCCGCCAGCAAGCGGTCATCGTGTTGGAGCGGATGAAGGCATTGATGCGCGCGGCCGGCGGCACGATGGGCGACATCATCAAGCTCAATTGCTATCTGACGGACATCCGTCATCGTGACGGCTTCGTCTCGGCGCGCCGCGAGTTCTTCGTCGGTGATTTTCCGCCCTGCGTTGTTCTGGGCGGCGTTGTCTTCACCGCGCCCGAACTGCTGATCGAGGTCGACGCCTGGGCCGTCCTCAATTCCGCTCCGTGACGGAATGCGAAGAGACCTGCCACGGTTCACGCCGTTCTAGCGTAGCGCCCGAACGACGTGCGCGCCGGGCCCGATCGGGATGCCTTCGCGCAGCGTGCCGTAGTAGCGATCACTGAGCGCCGCTAGGCCCAGGTCTTCGACAGCGGCGAATCCGGTTTCGCGAAGCAGAACGGAGATTGCCGAGGGATCGAACAGGCTGAGCCACGGCTCTCCACGCGCCGCCGCCCGTTCGGCCACGCCCATGATCTGCGCGCGGCGCTCGGCCGGATAATTCTCGAACGGCTCCGCATAGTCGAACACAACTTCGGCAGCCGGAACGGTCGCGATGAAGCCGAGCGTCTCGGCAATCGCCTCCCGCGACAGGTAAGGCACGACGCCGAGCCACTGGAAGAAGGCGGGCTCGTCGGTGCGAAAGCCTGCTTTCGCCAATCCTTCTGCAAGGCGCTCGTGCTCGAAATCGACCGGCGCAAAAATCAGCGATGCCGGCACGGCAATCGCGGCCTCACGCAGCCGCTCGCGCTTCCAGGCTTGCGTCGCCGGAAAATCCACTTCGAAGACATGGACACTGGCATGCGGGTTGCGCAGGGCGAAAGTATCGAGGCCAGCGCCCAGCACGACCGCCTGCCGCACACCGCGCGCCACGCTTGCCAAAAGGCAGTCTTCCGAGAAACGGCTGCGCGCGGAGACGAAAAGCCGCATCGGCCGCAGCGCCGGATCGGCGGCCACGGCATCCAGGCCCGCCCGCGTCTCTTCGTCGAGGATCGCCAGCGCAAAGGGGTCGCGGAAGATCGCCGCACGATCGAGGGTCTGATGCACGGCCCGATAGGCGGCCGCGCCGCGCGCCGTCTGGCTGGGTTGCCCGGCGCGCATCGCGCCCGCTACGGTGCCAGATGGCAGACGGCTTCGAGCCGGTTGCCGTCAGGGTCGCTCAGGAAAGCCGCATAGTAGGAAGCGTGGTAGTCCCGCAGGCCCGGCCTGCCCTCGTCCTTGCCGCCCGCCGCGACGCCGAGATGCCAGAACGCATCGACCTGCGCGCGCGATTTCGCCTTGAAGCACCAATGGCGGCCGAACGCCTCCTCCGGCTTCGCGCCCTTGCGAATGGTGAGATAGATGCGGTCGGGATGCGCCGCCCGCGCCCGCTCGCCATAGCCGAGCCAGTCCTCGCGGCGGCCGACCTTGACGATTTCGAGCGCCTTCATGATCGCATCATAGAAGCGCTCGGCCGCGGGGATGTCGGAAACCGCGATGGAAACGTGGTCGAGCATGGCTCAGCCGGCCTTCTTCAGCCGCTCCAGGGCTTCGAGAATCCTGGCCTTGCGCGCAACGGCTGCCTCGCGCTTCTCCTTCTCCTCCTCGACGATCTCCTCGGGCGCGTTGGCCACGAATTTTTCGTTCGACAGCTTGGCGTCGACGCGCTTGATGTCGGCGTCGGCTTTCGCAATCTCCTTGTCGAGCCGCGCGCGTTCGGCCGCAAGGTCGATCACGCCCTTGAGCGGCAGGCTTGCGACTTCGCCGCGCACCAGGAGCTGCACCGAACCGTCAGGCGCCTGCTCAGCAAAGGATATGTCCGACAGCCGCGCGAGCCGCTTGATGACATCGATCCAGCGCGGCGCGCGCGCTTTGGTCTGGCCGGAAGCGCCGACCAAAACCAGCGCCGTCAACGTCGCCGGCGGAATGTTCATTTCCGCGCGCACCGAGCGGATTGCGGTGACGAGGTCGACCACCCAGCCGATCTCGGCCTCCGCCTCGGGGTGGACGAAATCGTCGTCGTCGAGCGCGAGGATCACCGGCGGGATCGCCATGTCGTTCGGGCTCGTCGCGGCGAGCGCCGCGACCTGGTCCGGCGTCAGGGCGCCGGCCTTGCGCGGCCAGGGGGTGAGCGCCAGCAGGCCGTCGCGGCTTGCCGTCACCGCCCAGAGCTCCTCGGTGATGAAGGGCATGAAGGGGTGCAGCAGCTTCAGGATCTCGTCGCGCGCCCAGGCCACCATCGCACGGGTCTCGGCCTTGGCCGGGCCGTCGTCGCCGAGCAAAACGGGCTTGGCGAGTTCCAGATACCAGTCGCAATAGACGTTCCAGACAAAGCGATAGATCGCGCCGGCCGCATCGTTGAAGCGGAACGCCTCGATTGCTTCCGTCACCTCGCGCGTGGCCCGCGAGGTCTCGTGCGCGATCCAGCGGTTCAGCGTGTCCTTCGCCTGCTTCGGATCGAAGTCCGCAGGCAGCGCGCAGGCATTCATCTCGGCGAAGCGGCAGGCGTTCCACAGCTTGGTCGCGAAGTTGCGGTTGGTCTCGACCAGATGCGGCGACAGGCGGATGTCGTGCCCCTGCGCCGCCTCGCGGGTCAACGCGAAGCGCAGCGCGTCGGCGCCATATTCGTCGATCACGCCGAGGGGATCGATGACGTTGCCTTTCGACTTCGACATCTTCGCGCCCTTCTCGTCGCGGACGAGGCGGTGGATGTAGACGGTCGAGAACGGCGCCTCCTTCATGAAATGAAGGCCCATCATCATCATCCGGGCGACCCAGAAGAAGATGATGTCGAAGCCGGTCACCAGCACATTGGTCGGGTAGTAGCGCTTCACTTCCGGCGTGTCGTCGGGCCAGCCGAGCGTCGAGAACGGCCACAGCGCAGAGGAGAACCAGGTGTCGAGCACGTCCTCGTCGCGCGTGATGAAGCCTTCGCGCTTCGCCGGGTCGAGCGCCATGTCGTGCCCCTGCTCCGGCGTGATGACCTCCTGCTCGACGTAGTAGCCGAGCGCGTTGCTCACGGCTTCTTCCTCGCTCTCGGCGACGAACACCTTGCCGTCAGGCCCGTACCAGGCCGGAATCTGGTGCCCCCACCAGAGCTGGCGCGAGATGCACCAGGGCTGGATGTTCTCCATCCACTCGAAATAGGTCCTTTCCCAGTTCTTCGGCACGAAGGCGGTATTGCCAGAGCGCACCGCCGCGATCGCCGGCCGCGCCAGCGTCTTGGCGTCGACATACCACTGGTCGGTCAGATACGGCTCGATGACGACGCCGGAGCGGTCGCCATGCGGCACCATATGCGTGTTCGGCTCGATCTTCTCGAGAAAGCCGAAATCCTGCAGCCGTGCCACGATCTTCTTGCGCGCGGCGAAGCGTTCGACCTTGTCGAATTCTTCGGCGAACTGCTGCGCCCCCTCGGGCAGGCCGCGCAGATAGTCCTCGTTGCCGAGCAGGAACAGACACCCCTCCTGGTCGAGCACGTTGATCTGCGGCAGGCCGTGTCGCTTGCCGATCTCGAAGTCGTTGAAGTCGTGCGCCGGCGTCACCTTCACCGCGCCCGAGCCTTTCTCCGGATCGGAATAGGTGTCGGCGACGATCGGAATCTTGCGCCCGACCAGGGGCAGGATCACATCCTTCCCGATCACATCGGCATAGCGCGGATCGTCGGGATGGACGGCGACGCCAGTGTCGCCCAGCATCGTCTCGGGCCGCGTGGTGGCGACGACGATGAAGGTCGAGGGATCATCGGGTGAGAAATTCCTGCCGGCGATGGGGTAGCGCAGATACCAGAGGCTGCCCTTGACCTCGACCTGCTGCACCTCGAGGTCGGAGATCGCGGTGAGCAGCTTCGGGTCCCAGTTCACCAGCCGCTTGTCTTTATAGATGAGGCCCTCGCGGTGCAGCTCCACGAACACCTTGATCACCGCGCGCGACAGGCCCTCGTCCATGGTGAAGCGCTCGCGCGACCAGTCGCACGAAGCGCCGAGCCGCTTGAGCTGCTTGACGATGGTGCCGCCGCTCTCGGCCTTCCACTGCCAGACCCGTTCGAGAAACTTGGCGCGTCCCATGTCGCGCCGGCCGGGCTCCTGCCGCTCCATGAGCTGGCGCTCGACCACCATCTGGGTGGCGATGCCGGCGTGGTCGGTGCCGGGCTGCCACAGCACGTCGCGGCCCCGCATCCGCTCGAACCGGCAGAGGATGTCCTGCAGCGTGTTGTTGAGCGCGTGGCCCATGTGCAGCGAGCCCGTCACGTTCGGTGGCGGGATCACGATGGTGAAGGTCGGGGCGTCGCGCCGTTCGGGGCGGCCGGCCTTGAACGCGCCGGCCTCCTCCCAGAGGCGGGACATGCGGCCTTCGATATCCGCAGGCTGGTAGTTTTTCTCGATCATGGCGTCGCAATCGGGGGCAGAAAGAGGGGTAGAAAGCCGCCCAAGCCCGCCAAGTCAACACGGGAAGTCAGGCCAAAGGCACAATAAAACCTGTCGGGGTGGCTGAATCAGGGCCAGAAAGGCCGGCTTTTCACATCGAGTGGTCCGATTCCAACATTCGCTACCCATTCTGGGAGGCACTTTTGCGAATGTTAGAATCAAGGACCACTAGCGAATCTGAGATTCTAGTGGAGTTCTGGATTTGACATTCGCTTCACGAACTCGCGGCTGGAGGGGAGCGAATGTCACATCCCACTCCACTAGCGGCCGCGCGATACCCGCTCGATTTCGGCCTTCACGATCCGCTCGACGAGTCCGGGCAGGTTGTCATCGAGCCAGGCCTTGAGCATCGGCCGCAGCATCTCCTTGACGAGATCCTCGAGCGTCCGCGCGTTGTTGCTCAGAACGGTGTGCGCCAGCGTATTGAAGGCCGATTCGACGGCTGACACCGTCGATTGCGAGAGAATCGCCTGGGACGGCGGTGGCGCCGCCGCGGGCGGCGGCTCGAACACCGGCTGGCGACTGATGCTTCGCGCGGCCGCCGATTCGGCAAATTCGAGATCGTCCTGCGGTTCCACCCGTTGGAAAGAGGGCTGCTGCGGCGGCGACTGGCGCGGTGGTGGCGGCGGCGCCGGCATCGCCATCTCGTCGGTCAGCTCGAAAACCTCGCCATCTGCCTGCGGCGGCCGAACCTCGTCCGCTGACGTCGCCTCATCGAGCCCCGACAACAGGGCGTCGATATCGTCCTGGCTGTTGGCCTGGTTGCTGGCAGAAGGCGCCGCCGGCGGAGCTGGCGCCGGAGGTGTCGGCGTCGGTGCCGGCGTGGCCGCAGGTTTCGGCGCAGCAGCGGCCGGCGGCATCGGCGCGGGTGGAATGTCGGCCATCACCGATGGTCTTGGCGGCGCGGGCTTCTCCGCCTTGGCAGGCGCTGCCGGCGCCGCGCTCGGTGCCTTGTCGGATGCAGCCGGCTTGGCTTCGTCGTCGGCGATGATGCGCCGGATCGACGCCAGAATCTCCTCCATCGAGGGTTCCTGGACCTTTGCAGGCTGCGTCATCGCCGACTCCACATCATCAACGCGCCAATTTACACCAAGCACGACGGGATTGGCCGGTTCCGGATGCGCAGGTCGGCGCTTTCATCGCGCAAGCCCGACTTGTCCCCAGATCAAGCGCCGAGCGACTCATCGCCCCGCCTTCCCCCCGCCGTGGGGCCGCCAAGCGCGCAGCCAAATGACGCCCAACGCAGCGCGAATCGCTTCAATGCCCCGCAAAAGGCTACGTCATGCCAGCAAATGATTGCAAGGTATGCGGGCTTGCGGCGTTTGACCGCGAGCCCGCAATCGACGCGGCGATCAGCGTCCGTCCGGCGTACGCACGCCAGCCCAGCTGTCGCGCACTTGATGATAATGCACGCTCGGATCGTAAGTCTGGGTCCGCAGCTTCAAGACCTGCGCCGACAACCGGCCGATCGAGTTCAGCACCGAGTAGGACGCAACGACGCGATCGTGCTGCGCGGTCACGAGGGCGACGCGCGCGTTGACCAGTGCCTGCTGCGCGTTGAGCACGTCGAGCGTGGTGCGCTGACCGGCCTTCGCTTCCTCGCGCACGCCGTTGAGCGCGATCTCGGATGCCGTGACTTGCGACTGCGCCGACTGCACCTGCGCCTTGCCCGCGACGAGCTGGCCCCATGCCTGCACGACGTTGGCACGGGTCTGATCGCGGACCTGTTCGAGATTCAAGCGCTGCTGCGCCAGCGTTTCCTTGGACTGGCGGATCAGCGAATATTCCGCGCCGCCCTGATAGATCGGCGCGGTGATCTGCGCGACCGCGGAAGCGCCGAACGAGCGGAAGATGGTCATCGTCTGCTCGTAGGATTGCTGCACCGAGGCCTGCAGCGTCACCGTCGGCAGCAACGCGCCTTCGTTGATCTTGACCTGCAGGAAATTGACGTCGATGCCATACATCGCCGCCGTGACGTTCGGATTCTCGATAAGGCTGAGCTCGACCGAGCCTGCAAGCGAGGGCGGCAGATAGCGGTCGACCGGCGAGCCCGGCGCGAGGCTTACCGGCTCGTCGCCGATGATGCGGCGATAGTTCGCCCGCGTCGTCGTCAGATTGGACTCCGCCTGAAGCTCCTGCGTCTTGCCGGCGGCGAGCTGAGCTTCGGACTGCGCCACGTCGGTGCGCGTCACCTCGCCCACGTTGAAGCGGTCGCGCGTCTGTTTCAGCGTCTGCTCAAGCACGCGGGTGTTGCTCTTCTGGACCTCGACGATGGCGGCGTCGCGCAAATAGTCCATGTAGATCGTCGCGGCCGACAACAGCACCGACTGGTCGAGCACGCGCAAGCCTTCGCGTGCGCCCGAAACCTGGCTCTCCGCCGCGCGCGTCTTGTTGGCGTTCTGATTGCCGTTGTACAGCGTTTGCGAAATCGTGAGCCCCGCGCTGCGCGGCGCATTCGCGCCGTGGATTTCCGTGCGCACGATCGCGGTCGGCGAGCCGCCCGACGTGGTGTTGACGTCGGTGTACTGGTAGCCGCCCGACGCAGTGACCGAGACCTTCGGACGATAGCCGGAGAGCGCCTGCGGCACGTTTTCGTCAATCGCGCGCACCGATGCGCGCTGCGCATTGAGCTGCGGATTGTTTTGATAGGCCTTTACCAGCGCGCCCTCGATGGTCTCCGCCAGGGCAGGTAACGGGCCCATAGCCGCCATCAAAAGGACCGTAGCCGCAGCCCCGGTGAAGAACTTCACCCCATGCATCCCAAGTATCATCCGTTCTTTCGCGCTTACCGGCCCGAGCGCCTGAACCGGGTCACCGTTTCGGCCTGAGTCAGTACCCCGGGCCAACATAGGACGCGCGCAAGGGCAACGGAACTACCCTGTGGGGTTGGTGAGTGGAAACTCTCCGCAGTGCAGCTTCCGGGCCACACTTCTGATTCAGAACGGGATTTTAACAGCCTTCCCGGAACGAAGGGTTAAAAGACGAAGGCGGGAAGCCGTTCAAGCCCCGGCAAAATGGGGGCGGCGGCATCAAAAAGCGTCCGGTCCCCGAACTCGTCATGCGAGCGGGTGACTAGCATAGCCCGTGGGGGACGCTGCTCGGCAAATACCCCGACCAGCCGTCCGCCCTCCTTGAGCTGCTGGAAAAGCGCGTGGGGAACCACCTCGGTGGCGCCGTTGAGCACGATAACGTCATAGGGCGCATCGGCGGGGTCTCCGGCCGG
This genomic interval from Bradyrhizobium sp. NP1 contains the following:
- a CDS encoding DUF2497 domain-containing protein; this translates as MTQPAKVQEPSMEEILASIRRIIADDEAKPAASDKAPSAAPAAPAKAEKPAPPRPSVMADIPPAPMPPAAAAPKPAATPAPTPTPPAPAPPAAPSASNQANSQDDIDALLSGLDEATSADEVRPPQADGEVFELTDEMAMPAPPPPPRQSPPQQPSFQRVEPQDDLEFAESAAARSISRQPVFEPPPAAAPPPSQAILSQSTVSAVESAFNTLAHTVLSNNARTLEDLVKEMLRPMLKAWLDDNLPGLVERIVKAEIERVSRGR
- a CDS encoding VOC family protein, with product MLDHVSIAVSDIPAAERFYDAIMKALEIVKVGRREDWLGYGERARAAHPDRIYLTIRKGAKPEEAFGRHWCFKAKSRAQVDAFWHLGVAAGGKDEGRPGLRDYHASYYAAFLSDPDGNRLEAVCHLAP
- a CDS encoding SAM-dependent methyltransferase produces the protein MRAGQPSQTARGAAAYRAVHQTLDRAAIFRDPFALAILDEETRAGLDAVAADPALRPMRLFVSARSRFSEDCLLASVARGVRQAVVLGAGLDTFALRNPHASVHVFEVDFPATQAWKRERLREAAIAVPASLIFAPVDFEHERLAEGLAKAGFRTDEPAFFQWLGVVPYLSREAIAETLGFIATVPAAEVVFDYAEPFENYPAERRAQIMGVAERAAARGEPWLSLFDPSAISVLLRETGFAAVEDLGLAALSDRYYGTLREGIPIGPGAHVVRALR
- a CDS encoding TolC family outer membrane protein, with translation MHGVKFFTGAAATVLLMAAMGPLPALAETIEGALVKAYQNNPQLNAQRASVRAIDENVPQALSGYRPKVSVTASGGYQYTDVNTTSGGSPTAIVRTEIHGANAPRSAGLTISQTLYNGNQNANKTRAAESQVSGAREGLRVLDQSVLLSAATIYMDYLRDAAIVEVQKSNTRVLEQTLKQTRDRFNVGEVTRTDVAQSEAQLAAGKTQELQAESNLTTTRANYRRIIGDEPVSLAPGSPVDRYLPPSLAGSVELSLIENPNVTAAMYGIDVNFLQVKINEGALLPTVTLQASVQQSYEQTMTIFRSFGASAVAQITAPIYQGGAEYSLIRQSKETLAQQRLNLEQVRDQTRANVVQAWGQLVAGKAQVQSAQSQVTASEIALNGVREEAKAGQRTTLDVLNAQQALVNARVALVTAQHDRVVASYSVLNSIGRLSAQVLKLRTQTYDPSVHYHQVRDSWAGVRTPDGR
- a CDS encoding valine--tRNA ligase, which produces MIEKNYQPADIEGRMSRLWEEAGAFKAGRPERRDAPTFTIVIPPPNVTGSLHMGHALNNTLQDILCRFERMRGRDVLWQPGTDHAGIATQMVVERQLMERQEPGRRDMGRAKFLERVWQWKAESGGTIVKQLKRLGASCDWSRERFTMDEGLSRAVIKVFVELHREGLIYKDKRLVNWDPKLLTAISDLEVQQVEVKGSLWYLRYPIAGRNFSPDDPSTFIVVATTRPETMLGDTGVAVHPDDPRYADVIGKDVILPLVGRKIPIVADTYSDPEKGSGAVKVTPAHDFNDFEIGKRHGLPQINVLDQEGCLFLLGNEDYLRGLPEGAQQFAEEFDKVERFAARKKIVARLQDFGFLEKIEPNTHMVPHGDRSGVVIEPYLTDQWYVDAKTLARPAIAAVRSGNTAFVPKNWERTYFEWMENIQPWCISRQLWWGHQIPAWYGPDGKVFVAESEEEAVSNALGYYVEQEVITPEQGHDMALDPAKREGFITRDEDVLDTWFSSALWPFSTLGWPDDTPEVKRYYPTNVLVTGFDIIFFWVARMMMMGLHFMKEAPFSTVYIHRLVRDEKGAKMSKSKGNVIDPLGVIDEYGADALRFALTREAAQGHDIRLSPHLVETNRNFATKLWNACRFAEMNACALPADFDPKQAKDTLNRWIAHETSRATREVTEAIEAFRFNDAAGAIYRFVWNVYCDWYLELAKPVLLGDDGPAKAETRAMVAWARDEILKLLHPFMPFITEELWAVTASRDGLLALTPWPRKAGALTPDQVAALAATSPNDMAIPPVILALDDDDFVHPEAEAEIGWVVDLVTAIRSVRAEMNIPPATLTALVLVGASGQTKARAPRWIDVIKRLARLSDISFAEQAPDGSVQLLVRGEVASLPLKGVIDLAAERARLDKEIAKADADIKRVDAKLSNEKFVANAPEEIVEEEKEKREAAVARKARILEALERLKKAG
- a CDS encoding RidA family protein translates to MVGDLVIITGLTARTDDGQPAALGDARQQAVIVLERMKALMRAAGGTMGDIIKLNCYLTDIRHRDGFVSARREFFVGDFPPCVVLGGVVFTAPELLIEVDAWAVLNSAP